GTCATTTCGATACCGAGGGGTTATAGCGCAGCGCTCGTATGGGCTCCGGCTGCCATAGGGAAGTGCTCCTCCTGTTTTATGGTTGTAGATGGCATGCCAAACGTCAGGACCTGCATCACGCCCCTACGTGAGGGGATGCAAGTGGAAACTCACC
This genomic window from Acetomicrobium sp. S15 = DSM 107314 contains:
- a CDS encoding 2Fe-2S iron-sulfur cluster-binding protein — translated: VISIPRGYSAALVWAPAAIGKCSSCFMVVDGMPNVRTCITPLREGMQVETHHA